The genomic segment ATACGGTCACAAGTAAATATATCGATGAAATCATCACAACTGACCTTGTAACCAAAAAACCAAGCTGTGGATTAGTGATCATCCATACCGACCCTGACAAGATCATGAACTGCCAGTCCACAAAACGAATATACGAATTCCTGACAGATAATAAGATCAGGATCGACCTTAGCTGTTCGAGCAGTCCTATCACTCTTGATGACGCAGCACAGTGCATTAAGAACGATACCTTGACCAGCATGCAGGACATCCATGATGTCGTAAATGCCATCAAGCTAAAATGCCCTGATGTTTTTTACCTGGGCATAGGATTTGTCATTGACATTGAATCCCAGGGCATAGTATATACTGTAAGCACAGCTGGCAGGCCATTTACTAATACTCCGGCTGTACTTAATACCTTAAAAAGTATGGAAATTGATGCATATATTGCTTCAGGTGACAGCATGCGTAACCTGGAGAACCTTGCCAGGTTGGTCGAAATACCTATTGAGCGTGTCTATGATGTGGCCACGCCGCAGAAGAAGGAATGGGTAATTAAATCTCTTCAAAAACAATACGATAAAGTGGTCATGGTGGGTGATGGCATCA from the ANME-2 cluster archaeon genome contains:
- a CDS encoding HAD family hydrolase, translating into MHESISVVFDSAGTLLHMYRVAKDTVTSKYIDEIITTDLVTKKPSCGLVIIHTDPDKIMNCQSTKRIYEFLTDNKIRIDLSCSSSPITLDDAAQCIKNDTLTSMQDIHDVVNAIKLKCPDVFYLGIGFVIDIESQGIVYTVSTAGRPFTNTPAVLNTLKSMEIDAYIASGDSMRNLENLARLVEIPIERVYDVATPQKKEWVIKSLQKQYDKVVMVGDGINDILALRASDLGVLSIQQTGMCMEKLSSEADIIITDIKQIIKIINEMKQ